The genomic window GTTCGATCTGCAACCCGTCATGCGCTGGAATGACGTTGTCGGGGGTTTCGCGCATCACCGCGTCGTAATCCAGATCGATATGCATGTTGGTGATGATGCCTTGCCTGCAGCCAGAGCGCGCGATCCATTCGACTGCCAGCGCCAGGTGGGCGTGGCTGGGATGCGGGGTGCGACGCAGCGCATCGCAGATGAAAACATCGCAGCCCATGATCGTCGGCCAGGCCTCTTCGGGGATCGACAGCACGTCGGGCAGGTAGACCAGGCTTTCCTCCAACCCGCCGATGCGAAAACCCAGCGCATCGATGTCGCCATGATCGACCTCGAAGGGCGCCAGTTCGATGGTCCCGCCAGGTCCATCTATGCCGAACGGCCCGCAGATCGGCTGCAATCGGCAGACCGGGGGATAGGACGATCCGGGAGGGGTCTGGAAGATATAGCCGAAGCGGGTCTGTAATGCCTCGGCGGTCGCGGCATCGGCCCAGACTGGCATCATCCGGTGCATGTTGAAGGCGATCTGGCGCAGGTCGTCGATGCCGTGGATGTGGTCTGCATGCGCGTGGGTATAGACCACGGCGTCCAGTTCGCCGACCCCGGCATCCAGAAGCTGCGGCACCAGGTCGGGGCCGGTATCGATCAGCAACCGGGTCACGCCGTCATGGCCATGGCGCTCGACCAGCAGCGCACAGCGGCGGCGGCGGTTGCGCGGATTGTCCGGGTTGCATTCGCCCCAGCGGTTGCCCAGCCGCGGCACACCGCCAGACGAGCCGCAGCCCAGGATCGTCGCCCGGATCATGCCGCAGCCCGCGTGAACAGGCGGTCGAAATTGGCGGTGGTCAGCCGGGCGAATTCGGCCAGGCTCATGCCCATGATCTCGGCCCCGACGCGGGCGGTATGGACGACATGGGCCGGTTCGTTGCGCTTGCCGCGAAAGGGCGGGGGGGCCAGATAGGGCGCATCGGTTTCGACCAGGATGCGGTCGGCGGGTGCTGCGGCAAAGATCTGGCGGATCTCGGTCGAGCGCGGAAAGGCGGCGATTCCGGACATTGACAGGTAAAAGCCCAAGTCCAGCGCGGTCTGTGCCAGCTCCGGGCCGCTGGTGTAGCAATGCATCACGGCGGTGAACGGCCCGACGCGATATTCCTGTTCCAGCAGCCGGGCCATGTCGCGGTCGGCGTCGCGCGAATGCACGATCAGCGGCAGGCCGCTGCGGCGCGCGGCCTCGATATGCACGCGCAGGCTTTCGGCCTGCACCGCGGCGCTGTCGGCGGTATAGTGATAATCCAGCCCGGTTTCGCCGATGCCGACAAAGCGGGGATGTGCCGTCAGCGCCAGCAGTTGATCGACCGTCGCCATCGGTTCTTCGGCGGCATACATCGGGTGGGTGCCGGCAGCGTAGAACACCCCCTCATGCGCATTGGCCAAGGCGCGAATTGCGGGTTCGTTGCGCAGCCGGGTGCAGATCGTGACCATGCGCTCGACACCGGCGGCGCGGGCGCGGGCGACCAGATCGGCGGTCTCGCCGTCGAAATCGGGGAAATCTAGGTGGCAATGGCTGTCCACCAGGCAGATGGGGGCAGTATCGGACATGGGCGGGTTCCGTCAGGCGCCGGTCTGCTTTGCCAGCCCGATCAGCATATCCAACACCAGCGCAGAAGGGTCAAGGTTGACTGCCCTGCCCGCCCGTGCCCGCGCCGTCAGTTCGGCCTGGGCGACTGCCCAGCGGCGTGCCGCGCGTTCGTCGGGCGCCATGCGGGTCAGAACGGCAGGCTCTGCTGCTGCTGCGACCGGGTCCGGCGGCCTATGCAAACCGGTTCGTGCCGCGCGGCTGAGCAGCCGGTCCAGCAGCGTCAGCATCAGGTCGAAGGGATCGCCGTCCGCCCCCGGGCTGGCCCCGGCAGCTTCGGCCAACGCCAGCGCCGCGCTTCGGTCCAGCCGGGGAAAATCGGCCATCAGCGCCAGCAGTCGATCGTAAAGCTCCAGCCCGCCCTGTCGCGCCAGGCGCATTGCCTCACCTGCCGAACCACCAGACAGCGCCGATAACCGCATCGCGTCCTCGCTGACGCCCAGATCCGTCAGGATGCGGGCCATTGCATCAGGGTGCAGGGCCTGCAGACGCAGTTCCCGGCATCGCGAACGTATCGTGGGCAGCAGGCGCCCGGGCTGATGTGTCACCATCAGGATCAGCGCCTGGCGCGGGGGCTCTTCCAGCAGCTTCAGAAGCGCGTTGGCCGCGGCGATATTCATGTCCTCGGCCGCATCGATGATCGCGATGCGTCGGCCGCCTTCCGCCGCGCTCAGGTGAAAGAAGCCATGCAGCTGTCGCACGTCGTCGACCGTAATTTCTTGTCGCACGCGGCCGGAACGCTCGTCGACCGAGCGGCGCAGCAGATGCAGGCGCGGCTCGCTCAGCGCCATGACCCGGTGCAAGATGGGCAGGTCGCTTGGGATCGTCAGGTCATCGGATTCCGCGCCCGACAGCAGCCATTTCGCCATCGCCCAGGCCAGCGTGGCCTTGCCGATGCCGCGCGGGCCGGAAATCAGCCAGCCATGATGCAAGCGTGATGCGCGGTTCGCCGCGACGATCTCGGCCACCGCCGCGTCATGGCCGATCACCCGACCAGCCATGCGCGGATGCGGGCAGCCCGGGGCGCGGTCGGTTTCGATCAGGGCATCGTCGCTCATGGCAGGGCAGCCAGAACCCGCGCTGCGACCTCATCGGCGCTGCCGGTGCCGTCGATCAGCCTCATCCGTTCGGGATGCGACCGGACAAGGCGGTGGAATCCTGCGCGCAGCTTTTCCTGAAACTCCAGGCCAAGCGCCTCGAAGCGATCCTCTTGCCCGCCGCGCGCCATGCCACGGGCAAAAGCCACGCCCGGGTCGATGTCGATGACCAGCGTCAGATCGGGCTCGATCCCTATGGTCAGACGATGCAGCTCCTCGACCAGGCTGGCCAGATCGGCGCGGACCTGACCTTGGTAGACCCGGGTCGAATCGGCAAACCGGTCCGAGATCACCCATGAGCCTCGGGCCAGCGCAGGCTGGATCAGCCGCTCGACATGATCGCGCCGGGCGGCGGTGAAGAGCAGCAATTCCGTTTCCGGCGACCATCTCTCGCCCCCGCCTTCGACCAGAAGGCGACGGATTTCTTCGGCGCCGGGGCTGCCACCGGGTTCACGCGTCAGGACCACGTCCTGACCGCGGCGTGCCAGTTCCTGGGCCAAACGGCGGGCCTGAGTCGACTTGCCCGACCCATCGATGCCCTCGAAACTGATGAACATGGGCGCGGCCAGGATCAATTGCGCACGGAATGCAACGCCTTGTCACCCAGTCGCAGGGCTGCGCCTTGTATCCGGCCCAGCACCCCGCTGCGCGCCACATCGCTGGCGGCGAAAAGCGGCATCCTTGACTGGCCGGCGCCGGGGATGGTGATCACAAGTTCGCCCAGTCGGTCCCCCTTGCTGATCGGAGCCTCGATCGGGCCGTTGAACACGGCTTCGGCCGTGACATCGCCTTGGCTGCCCGCTGGCAACAGCACCTTCACCCCATCGGCCGTGGTCAGTCCGACCTTGCCGCGCTTGCCAAGCCAGACTGGCGCTTCGGCCACGATGTCACCCTTGGGCACGATCGTGCGCAGGGTGAATTGCCGGAAGGCCCAGTTCACGATACGCTCGGATTCCTCGGCCCTTGCCTTGTCGCTGGGCAGCCCCGAGATGACGAAGATGATGCGGCGATCACCCTGCACTGCGGATCCGACAAGGCCATAACCGGCCTCGGTGGTGTGCCCGGTCTTGAGTCCATCGGCACCGATACCCAGCCGCAGCAGCGGATTGCGGTTGTAGCGGTTGGCGGGCGCGCGATTGTCATAGCGGAATTCCTCAAGCGCGAAATTCCTGTAAAGATCGGGAAAATCCTCGATCAGGCGCTGCGCCAGAACGCCCAGATCGCGCGACGACATCCGGTGACGCGGGTCAGGCCAGCCCGAAGCATTGGCAAAGGTGGAATGGGTGAGACCCAGCGCCTTGCCGCGTTCCGTCATCTGGCGGGCAAAGGCCTCTTCCGTGCCGGAAAGGCCTTCGGCGACGACCACGCAGGCATCATTGCCCGACAGCACGATGATACCCTTGATCAGTTCCTCGACCGTGGGGCGGTC from Paracoccus sp. SMMA_5_TC includes these protein-coding regions:
- a CDS encoding MBL fold metallo-hydrolase, with translation MIRATILGCGSSGGVPRLGNRWGECNPDNPRNRRRRCALLVERHGHDGVTRLLIDTGPDLVPQLLDAGVGELDAVVYTHAHADHIHGIDDLRQIAFNMHRMMPVWADAATAEALQTRFGYIFQTPPGSSYPPVCRLQPICGPFGIDGPGGTIELAPFEVDHGDIDALGFRIGGLEESLVYLPDVLSIPEEAWPTIMGCDVFICDALRRTPHPSHAHLALAVEWIARSGCRQGIITNMHIDLDYDAVMRETPDNVIPAHDGLQIELI
- a CDS encoding TatD family hydrolase → MSDTAPICLVDSHCHLDFPDFDGETADLVARARAAGVERMVTICTRLRNEPAIRALANAHEGVFYAAGTHPMYAAEEPMATVDQLLALTAHPRFVGIGETGLDYHYTADSAAVQAESLRVHIEAARRSGLPLIVHSRDADRDMARLLEQEYRVGPFTAVMHCYTSGPELAQTALDLGFYLSMSGIAAFPRSTEIRQIFAAAPADRILVETDAPYLAPPPFRGKRNEPAHVVHTARVGAEIMGMSLAEFARLTTANFDRLFTRAAA
- a CDS encoding DNA polymerase III subunit delta'; this translates as MSDDALIETDRAPGCPHPRMAGRVIGHDAAVAEIVAANRASRLHHGWLISGPRGIGKATLAWAMAKWLLSGAESDDLTIPSDLPILHRVMALSEPRLHLLRRSVDERSGRVRQEITVDDVRQLHGFFHLSAAEGGRRIAIIDAAEDMNIAAANALLKLLEEPPRQALILMVTHQPGRLLPTIRSRCRELRLQALHPDAMARILTDLGVSEDAMRLSALSGGSAGEAMRLARQGGLELYDRLLALMADFPRLDRSAALALAEAAGASPGADGDPFDLMLTLLDRLLSRAARTGLHRPPDPVAAAAEPAVLTRMAPDERAARRWAVAQAELTARARAGRAVNLDPSALVLDMLIGLAKQTGA
- the tmk gene encoding dTMP kinase; the protein is MFISFEGIDGSGKSTQARRLAQELARRGQDVVLTREPGGSPGAEEIRRLLVEGGGERWSPETELLLFTAARRDHVERLIQPALARGSWVISDRFADSTRVYQGQVRADLASLVEELHRLTIGIEPDLTLVIDIDPGVAFARGMARGGQEDRFEALGLEFQEKLRAGFHRLVRSHPERMRLIDGTGSADEVAARVLAALP
- a CDS encoding D-alanyl-D-alanine carboxypeptidase family protein, whose product is MRALLFRFFVMLMMLALPARAFDTNAGTAWVYDVATGTVLMEKNANEPLPPASMSKLMTIYMLFEALKEGRVTLETRFPVSTKARQMQGSTMFLNEQDRPTVEELIKGIIVLSGNDACVVVAEGLSGTEEAFARQMTERGKALGLTHSTFANASGWPDPRHRMSSRDLGVLAQRLIEDFPDLYRNFALEEFRYDNRAPANRYNRNPLLRLGIGADGLKTGHTTEAGYGLVGSAVQGDRRIIFVISGLPSDKARAEESERIVNWAFRQFTLRTIVPKGDIVAEAPVWLGKRGKVGLTTADGVKVLLPAGSQGDVTAEAVFNGPIEAPISKGDRLGELVITIPGAGQSRMPLFAASDVARSGVLGRIQGAALRLGDKALHSVRN